One Nonomuraea angiospora DNA segment encodes these proteins:
- a CDS encoding extracellular solute-binding protein: MQDPPPISRRLLLGGSLALAGAAATGCAIPVGLGSSRTRVQYWHFLGASDGIIMNKMVQAFAKDNPDIFVEENVLAWGEPYYTKIAMAGSGGRSPDLATFHLARLAGIGAGQILDPINVKLLEEAGLRGADFSPPIWERAHLDGVLYAIPFDAHPMVQYYNTDICGKAGLLGPDGKLKPTKGVDELVAALGKAKEVMGGKPPLTYDALGIGTVGPWRVWYSLYPQSGGTLLSDDGTKIAIDDAKALEVLRFMRRLGQEGLCDRRTDYGASVANFTNGQAAFLWNGDWETTGLKERKTPFSMTRFPDVFGSGAAQADCHSFVLPHQRNRDPEVERATYRFIAYLVKNSADWAVAGHVPAYLPALEEPEYLALQPQSEYRSVITEVSLDPQVWFAGSASRLWLEFGQAFSPVITGDRTPEEGLAAAKAALARLLSAPDPFPAEERQ; this comes from the coding sequence GTGCAAGATCCCCCTCCCATCTCCCGCCGCCTGCTCCTCGGCGGAAGCCTCGCACTCGCCGGCGCCGCCGCCACCGGATGCGCCATCCCCGTCGGGCTCGGCTCGTCCAGGACCCGCGTCCAGTACTGGCACTTCCTCGGCGCCAGCGACGGGATCATCATGAACAAGATGGTCCAGGCGTTCGCCAAGGACAACCCGGACATCTTCGTCGAGGAGAACGTGCTCGCCTGGGGCGAGCCGTACTACACGAAGATCGCGATGGCCGGCTCCGGCGGCCGCTCCCCCGACCTGGCCACCTTCCACCTGGCCCGCCTGGCCGGGATCGGCGCGGGGCAGATCCTCGACCCCATCAACGTGAAGCTGCTGGAGGAGGCCGGCCTGCGGGGCGCCGACTTCAGCCCGCCCATCTGGGAGCGCGCCCACCTCGACGGGGTGCTGTACGCGATCCCGTTCGACGCCCACCCGATGGTGCAGTACTACAACACCGACATCTGCGGGAAGGCCGGGCTGCTCGGCCCCGACGGCAAGCTCAAGCCCACCAAGGGCGTGGACGAGCTGGTGGCGGCGCTCGGCAAGGCCAAGGAGGTGATGGGCGGCAAGCCCCCGCTGACCTACGACGCGCTCGGCATCGGCACCGTGGGCCCCTGGCGCGTGTGGTACTCGCTCTACCCGCAGAGCGGCGGCACGCTGCTGTCGGACGACGGCACCAAGATCGCCATCGACGACGCCAAGGCGCTGGAGGTGCTGCGGTTCATGCGCCGGCTCGGGCAGGAGGGGCTGTGCGACCGGCGCACCGACTACGGGGCGTCGGTGGCCAACTTCACCAACGGCCAGGCCGCGTTCCTGTGGAACGGCGACTGGGAGACCACCGGGCTCAAGGAGCGCAAGACGCCGTTCAGCATGACCCGGTTCCCCGACGTGTTCGGCTCGGGGGCGGCGCAGGCCGACTGCCACTCGTTCGTGCTGCCGCACCAGCGGAACCGCGACCCCGAGGTGGAGCGGGCCACGTACCGGTTCATCGCCTACCTGGTGAAGAACAGCGCGGACTGGGCGGTGGCCGGGCACGTGCCCGCGTACCTGCCGGCGCTGGAGGAGCCCGAGTACCTGGCTCTCCAGCCGCAGTCGGAGTACCGCTCGGTCATCACCGAGGTCTCGCTCGACCCGCAGGTGTGGTTCGCCGGGTCGGCGTCGCGGCTGTGGCTCGAGTTCGGGCAGGCCTTCTCCCCGGTCATCACCGGGGACCGCACGCCGGAGGAGGGCCTGGCCGCGGCCAAGGCGGCGCTCGCCCGGCTGCTGTCCGCCCCGGACCCCTTCCCCGCCGAGGAGCGCCAATGA
- a CDS encoding carbohydrate ABC transporter permease yields MTSTTVAPPATAAPVAQEKVRRGWTQHGLLFVAPFLLIYLAFLVWPTVLGFRMSLSSVNIAGGNNHLVGFANYAEAFADPRMWRSLWNTLVFTVLSTVPLVLLGLGFALLVHHLRFVQWLWRLSFFGPFLLPSAVVSLLWLQMIYPPDYGLINGTLGTKTLWLADPSVAMWSMVLTTVWWTVGFNFLLYLAALQSIPQHLYEAAAIDGASAWDKLRSITLPLLGRTTALIVVLQLLASLKVFDQIYLMTAGGPQDSTRPIIEYAYDVGFTGYRTGYASAVSYILFVLIVIVSLAQLRLFRKRAEVSS; encoded by the coding sequence ATGACCAGCACCACCGTCGCGCCCCCCGCGACCGCCGCCCCCGTCGCCCAGGAGAAGGTCCGGCGCGGCTGGACGCAGCACGGGCTGCTGTTCGTGGCGCCGTTCCTGCTGATCTACCTGGCCTTCCTGGTCTGGCCGACGGTGCTGGGCTTCCGGATGAGCCTGTCGAGCGTGAACATCGCGGGCGGCAACAACCACCTGGTCGGGTTCGCCAACTACGCCGAGGCGTTCGCCGACCCGCGCATGTGGCGCTCGCTGTGGAACACGCTGGTGTTCACCGTGCTGAGCACGGTCCCGCTGGTGCTGCTCGGCCTCGGGTTCGCGCTGCTGGTGCACCACCTGCGGTTCGTGCAGTGGCTGTGGCGGCTGTCGTTCTTCGGGCCGTTCCTGCTGCCGTCCGCCGTCGTGTCGCTGCTGTGGCTGCAGATGATCTACCCGCCCGACTACGGCCTGATCAACGGCACGCTCGGCACCAAGACCCTGTGGCTGGCCGATCCGTCGGTCGCCATGTGGTCGATGGTGCTGACCACGGTCTGGTGGACGGTCGGCTTCAACTTCCTGCTCTACCTGGCCGCGCTGCAGTCGATCCCGCAGCACCTGTACGAGGCCGCCGCCATCGACGGCGCCTCCGCCTGGGACAAGCTGCGCTCGATCACCCTGCCGCTGCTCGGCCGCACGACCGCGCTCATCGTGGTGCTGCAGCTGCTGGCCTCGCTGAAGGTCTTCGACCAGATCTACCTGATGACCGCCGGCGGGCCGCAGGACTCCACCAGGCCGATCATCGAGTACGCCTACGACGTGGGCTTCACCGGTTACCGCACCGGCTACGCCTCGGCCGTCTCGTACATCCTGTTCGTCCTGATCGTCATCGTCTCTCTGGCGCAGCTGCGGCTGTTCCGCAAGCGGGCGGAGGTCTCGTCATGA
- a CDS encoding carbohydrate ABC transporter permease has protein sequence MTKRFSFSQLVLLVVALALAVVWLAPIAWAIATSLKPETETTKVPLQWFGSEITLDSYRLVLDTGGIVKWAINSTVTTVIVTFLTVLFSAMAAYGFARTQFRGQRALLALILAGIMVPPHVLIAPLFAEMVALGLVDTWWAIILPQVAAPLIVYVLFKFFQDVPPELEQAAFVDGAGRWRVFFTIVLPLSRPVLAAVSIFTFITTWNNFLWPFLVSTDPNTMTLPVGLANVVQGTFGLRYAQIMASVVLAGLPLLVVFVLFQRQIVRGVAHTGLAGQ, from the coding sequence ATGACCAAGCGGTTCAGCTTCAGCCAGCTCGTCCTGCTGGTGGTCGCCCTGGCCCTGGCGGTCGTCTGGCTCGCGCCCATCGCCTGGGCGATCGCCACCTCGCTCAAGCCGGAGACCGAGACCACGAAGGTCCCGCTGCAGTGGTTCGGCAGCGAGATCACGCTGGACTCCTACCGGCTGGTCCTGGATACCGGCGGCATCGTCAAGTGGGCGATCAACTCGACCGTCACCACGGTGATCGTCACGTTCCTGACCGTGCTGTTCTCGGCGATGGCGGCCTACGGGTTCGCGCGTACGCAGTTCAGGGGGCAGCGGGCGCTGCTCGCACTGATCCTGGCCGGGATCATGGTGCCGCCGCACGTGCTGATCGCGCCGCTGTTCGCGGAGATGGTGGCGCTCGGGCTGGTCGACACCTGGTGGGCGATCATCCTGCCGCAGGTGGCGGCGCCGCTGATCGTGTACGTGCTGTTCAAGTTCTTCCAGGACGTGCCGCCGGAGCTGGAGCAGGCGGCCTTCGTGGACGGGGCCGGGCGGTGGCGGGTGTTCTTCACGATCGTGCTGCCGCTGTCGCGCCCGGTGCTGGCCGCCGTGTCGATCTTCACGTTCATCACGACCTGGAACAACTTCCTCTGGCCGTTCCTGGTCTCCACCGACCCGAACACGATGACCCTGCCCGTCGGGCTGGCCAACGTGGTGCAGGGGACGTTCGGGCTGCGGTACGCGCAGATCATGGCCTCGGTCGTGCTGGCCGGGCTGCCGCTGCTGGTGGTGTTCGTGCTCTTCCAGCGGCAGATCGTCCGCGGCGTGGCCCACACGGGCCTGGCCGGTCAGTGA